Within the Sulfurospirillum barnesii SES-3 genome, the region TTGAGCTTTTAAAAAAAGCAGCACACTTTGGAAAAGAAGCGTTTGAGCATTTTGGAGTATTTTTAAAGCAACACGGCAAGGGGATGGATGAAAAAAGGGCTTTTTTTGAAGCTGAAGCGATTTTAAAACATCATGGAGCATTGGGGATTAGTTTTGAGCCCATTGTCGCCTTTGGTGAAAATGCGGCAAAACCACACGCACTGCCTACATGTAAAACGCTTCAAGAAGACGAATTGATCCTTTTTGATGCAGGGGTGAAGTATGAGCGTTACTGTTCTGATAGAACACGAACCACATGTTTTAATGAGAGGCTTTGTTTTGAAAAAGAGCAACACTTTAGCGATGCACTCAAACAAAAAGTCTATGACACGGTCTTGCGTGCGCAAGAAGCTGCCCTTAAAGCGGTGCGGGTGGGAGTAAAAACCAATGAAATTGACAAAGCAGCACGTGAGGTGATTGACAAAGCGGGATTTGGAAGCTATTTTGTGCACTCAACAGGGCATGGCGTTGGATTGGATATTCATGAATTACCAATTATTAGTGCACGCTCTAAAACGGTGATTGAAGAAAATATGGTCTTTACCATCGAACCTGGTATTTATCTGCCCAAACAGTTTGGGGTGCGCATTGAAGATACGATTATTGTACGAAACAATGGTGCGGAGATTATGGGGTGAAATTAGAGAAAATTCGTTTTTTCCCTACATGTAAAACAACCGTGGCACCTTATCGTTATGAGGCATTCATTGGAATAGGTGGTAATGAGGGGAATGTTAAAAAACGTTTTGTGGCGTTATACCGTTTGCTACAAGACGATCCTCGAATCTTTGTGCAAAAGAGTTCATCTGTTTTTCAAAACCCACCCTTTGGTTATGCCAACCAAAATGATTTTTACAATGCAGTGATGGTGATACGAACCTCTTTACATGTAAATGCATTGCTAAAAATACTTTTACATGTAGAGAATAAATTTAGACGGATTCGTCTTTTTGAAAATGGTCCAAGAACCCTTGATTTAGATATAATATTTTTCAATAATTACAAGCGTCATCAAAAACATGTCATCGTTCCTCACCCTAAATGGCAGGAGCGTTTATCGGTGCGTGTACCGCTTTTAGTATTAAAACGTTTTAAAGGATAGAAGGGTGAAATTTCATACGTTTAGTGGTGAAACTCCAGCAGAAGCACTCAAGCGCGCGCAAAATGAGTGTGGTGAAAATGCTCTGGTGATTAGTACTAAGCAAATTCGCAAAAAGACGATTAGCTCTTCTGCCCTCTATGAGGTCGTTGTAGCCATTGAAGATATGCCCACACAGAGTGTACAAAAAGTAGAGCCTAAACAGATAAAAAGTGGTGAAGATGTTCTCTTTAGCCTCTCAGAAGCTGCCAAACAAATTTCACAAATTGCTCAAGCAACCAGTGACTCAAGCTTTTCAGGGAGTACGAAAGCCACTGAAAAAGCTCTCCCTAATGAAGATTTGGGTGACATAAAAAATGAAATCAATAAACTTGCCGATAAAATTAAACTCATTCAAGAGATGTTTTGGGAAGAAAAAGCACCCCATCGCAACCATTTAGCCATTCCCTCAGAATTTTCTGAGATTTATAAATTGGCAAAAACCAGTGGTATGGGTAAAGATCATTTAGAAAATATTATGAATTTAACCCTAGAACATATGCCCTCACGTATGAAAAATAGCTCTGAAACCATTAAGCGTTATTTTCAAGTTTTACTGCGTAAGCTGATTCCTGTGCGTGTTGAATCAGAAGCTTCCAAGGGAAATAAACGGGTGATGATGTTTGTAGGTCCCACGGGTGTGGGAAAAACGACGACGATTGCCAAACTGGCGGCTCGTTACTCTTATATTCAAGAAAAACGCTCAAAAGTTGGCATCATTACACTTGATACATATCGTATCGGTGCGGTTGAACAACTTTTTGCTTATGCAAAAATGATGCGTTTACCCATTGAAGATGTGGTAGACCCCAATGATTTTAACAGTGCGCTTAGTTCATTAGGGCATTGTGATATTATTTTAATTGATACCATGGGAAGTTCTCAGTACGATAAAGAAAAATTGGTTAAACTCAATAAATTTTTACAAAATTCGCAGATGCAAATTGATGTCAATTTAGTCCTCTCCGCAGGATGCAAACTCGAAGATTTAAAAGAAATTTATAAAAATTTCTCATTTTTAGAGATTGATACCTTGATTTTTACGAAGTTTGATGAAACAAAAGTATTTGGAACAATTTTTTCTTTGATTTATGACACGGATAAACCTGTGAGTTATTTCTCCATTGGACAAGAAGTTCCTGATGATCTTGTGCCAGCATCCAGTGATTTTCTAGTAGAGTGTATTTTAGATGGCTTTGAGAAAAAAAGAGGTAAAGATGGAAACACAGGCAAATAAACTTCAAGAACTCGTCGGTTCTGTTTCATCCAAAACGCACAGCCGTACAAAATTTATTGCCATTACCAGTGGTAAAGGTGGGGTGGGTAAAAGCACGGTAAGTGCAAATATGGCCAATGTACTCTCCAACAATGGTTATAAAGTGGCACTTTTTGATGCGGATATTGGGTTAGCTAACTTAGATGTTATCTTAAATGTGCGTATTGATAAAAATATTTTACATGTTTTAAAAGGTGATTGTTCTCTAAGTGATATTATTGTTCCTATCAAAAAAAATCTTCTGCTGATTCCTGGAGAGAGTGGTGATGAAATTTTAAAATACTCTGAACAGTTTGTCTATGAGCGCTTTTTAGAAGAGACAAAAGTGTTGGATGATGTTGATTTTATGATTATTGATACAGGTGCTGGTATTGGAGAACATATTCAACTCTTTTTAGAGGCCGCCGATGAAGTTGTTGTTGTCACGGTGCCTGATCCTGCAGCGATTACCGATGCCTATGCAACGATTAAAATTACCAGTAAAACACAGTCGTATATTCATGTGCTTTTAAATATGACGAAAAATGAAAAAGAGGCGCAACTTATTTTTGACAAGATCAATAAAGTTGCAGAAGCCAATATTGGCAATGGACTCAAACTAAATTTGATTGGTAAATTACCCGAAGATAAGCTCATTTCTAAAAGTATTAAACAACGCACACTCTTTACCAATGACGCCCCAAATTCTTTAGCATCCCTTGATATGAAACGTATTGTCAATAATTTAGTCTATAAGTTGGAACGAAAAGTGCTTAAAACAGATACATCAAAGGGGTTTGGTAGCTTCTTTAAGCGTATTATTGAGCAATTTTAGATACATTTTGTAAAGGCAATACATGGTCAAATCAGATAATTTCATCTATTTTTTTACAACATGCGGGTTTTTCATAGGTTTAATGTTTTCTATACTTAATTTTTCAGAACCTGAGGAGGTTTTGTTTTATACCCTAGAGATAACATTGGTATTTTATCTTATCATTCACGTAGCGGTTATTAGTTTCTTTGATTTTGATAAAATTGCACCGTTTGTTTTTAATAAAAAAGATCATGAAAATATTGGAGATTATTTTATTCAAGAGCTCGAGAGCAGAGAGCGAGTCATGGATAATCTTTTAGTAAGTCTTGATCATATGAACCAACAATATGAAAAGTTTATGAAAGGCTCAACTGATAGTAATGAATCCTATGGTCAAAAAGCAGCCTAACCCATATAGCCAAAATCTTAAAAAAGAGCAAGATGAGTTGGTCTTGCAGTACCTCCCAGCGGTTCGTGCGATGGCATATCGTTTGCGTGAGCGTTTGCCTGCCTCTGTGGATGTGAATGATTTAATTTCCATTGGCACAGAAGAGATGATTAAACTATCCCGTCGTTACGATAAAGACCAAAATGACTCTTTTTGGGGCTATGGCAAAAAACGTGTCTATGGTTCCATGCTTGATTTTTTGCGCTCTTTGGATACGATGAGCAGAGCGAATAGGCGTTTGATCAAGTTGGTTGATCATGAAATTACAGCCTATTTGGGTGAGCATGGGAGTGAACCTGATGATGCTTATTTGGCGAAGCTTTTAGAGGAAGATGTTGAAAAAATAGCCGAAGCAAGAAACAGCTCTATGATTGTCTCTGTGATGTCACTCAATGAACAAATCACCATTCTCTCCGAAGAAGATACGGCACAAAAAGTGGAAAAAGATGAACTCATGGAGATGGTTCAAGGAATTCTTTCAAGCTTTAGTGAGCGTGAACAGATGATTATTCAACTCTACTACTTCGAAGAGCTGAATTTAAAAGAAATTAGCGATATTTTAGAGATTAGTGAGTCAAGAATCTCACAAATTCATAAAAAATTGTTAGCAAAAATCAAAGAAGAGTTAGGAATAGCTCATGGCTGATATATTAAGTCAAGAAGAGATAGATGCTCTTTTAGAAGTGGTTGAAGAAGAAGGCGATACGCTCTCTAGTGAAATAGATAATACGGAGAGCAAACAGGTTATCCTCTATGATTTTAAACGTCCTAACCGTGTCTCTAAAGAGCAGTTGCGTGCCGTTAAAGGCATTCACGATAAGATGGCACGTAACTTAGCCTCTCAAATCTCTTCTATTATGCGAAGTATCGTTGAGATTCAACTGCATTCAGTAGATCAGATGACCTATGGTGAGTTTTTGATGTCACTTCCTAGCCCTACCAGTTTTAACGTTTTTTCTATTAAGCCATTGGATGGTAACTGCATTATAGAAATCAATCCTTCCATTGCGTTTCCAATGATAGATAGGCTCTTAGGGGGTCTTGGCGAATCTTATGAGTCAACACGAGAATTAACCGATATTGAGCTTAATTTACTCGATGCCATTTTACGTATTATTATGCAGCGGCTCAAAGAGGGATGGGCACCCATTACCGATATGTACCCTGCTATTGAAACCAAAGAATCCAGTCCAAATGTTGTGCAAATTGTCTCTCAAAATGAGATTGTTATCATGGTGGTGATGGAGATTATTATTGGCAATTCCAGTGGGATGATTAATTTGTGTTATCCTGTTATTTATCTAGAGCCCATTCTCTCCCGCCTTGCCAATCGTGATATTATGTTAGGGGAAACCAGTGCGAAAAAGAGCCGTAATAAAGAGCTCAATACCCTTATCTCACGAGCAGAAGTTTTTAATGAAGCCATTATTGGACAAGCGGATTTAAGCGTAGGTCAACTTTTGGAGTTAAAAAAAGGGGATATTATCAGATTGGATCGAGCAGCTGATGATAAAGCCATTGTTATGATTGATAAAAAAGAGCTTTTTTTAGCGGAGATTGGTTTGCACCGTTTTCATAAATCAATCAAGATAGAGCGTCTCGTTAAAACGGACAAAGATGAAGTTAAAGATGAACTTGAAGAGCTAGAGCAAATTCGAAAATCTAAAATTTTATCGTTTGATATACCACAGCAGGGGTAAGGTGTGAATACATTTGTACAATTATTGCGACAAGAAGTCATTTCGACGATTGAAGGCTTAACAGGAGTTGCGCCTACTGTAGAACTGAGTAAAGAAGAAAATGGTGAGAGCAAATTAAAACTCAGTCCACCACTTGCTAAGCTCGATATTCGTGTGGGTGGAGATATGCAAGGTCATATGCGTGTGACGTTAGCAGCTTCTCTTGCCACAGCCATTGGCGATATGATGTTAGGTGGGGACGGAACTGAAAAAGAGGAGATGGATGCAGAGGATTTAGATGCAACCAAAGAAATTATCTCCAATATTTTAAGTTCCTTTTCACGCTCACTTGGCAGTCAGAAGAATATGCCAAAACTTGAGTTTGAGATTGAAAGTGTTGATTTTATTGAAGCAACCAGTCAAATTGATTTTAAAGGCTATGAGAAGCTTTTTATTTATAATTTAGCCATTCAAAACTCACACGATATGATTGCATTTGCTATTTCTCATGAGCTTATTCCTCTTGTTGAAGAGATGCCTCAAGCATCTGTTCCTAAAGAAGTAGTACCAGAATCTGCCCCAATAGAACCTAAAAAAGTAGCCCCTAATATGAGCCCTGAAGAGATAAGTAATATTGAATTAATCAAAGATGTTAGATTGCCCATTCGTGTACGCATTGGGTCTAAAAAAATGCTTTTAAAAGATGTATTGAGTATGGATATAGGATCGGTTATCGAATTAGACCAGTTGGCTAATGATCCTTTAGAAATTTTGGTGGGTGATAAAGTCATTGCCATGGGTGAAGTCGTCATTGTAGATGGTAACTTTGGTGTACAAATTGGTGATATTGGAACCAAGCGAGAACGTTTAGAAAAATTACGCTAAAGAAGTAGCATGAAAGACCATAAATGTATTAAAGATATTGAGCGCTCAAACGAATGGAGCGTGCTTCGCATTATGTCTGATTTTGTTAAGGGATTTGATGAACTGCAAGAGTTAGGACCTTCTGTGACCTTCTTTGGAAGTGCAAGATTTCATCCTAACAATCACTACTATAAAGATGCTTATACGCTTGCCAATAGGCTTGGGAATAAAGGGTATGCCATTGTAACAGGTGGTTCAAAAGGCATTATGGAAGCCGCCAATAAAGGTGGTTTTGATTCAGGAAAATGTGAATCGGTTGGGCTCAATATTAATTTACCTCAAGAGCAATCGGGCAATGATTTTACAACCATTGATTTAACCTTTGACTACTTTTTTGTTCGTAAAGTGATGCTCATAAAATACTCTCTCGCCTATGTTATTTTTCCAGGAGGCTTTGGTACACTTGATGAGCTTTTTGAAGCCCTAACACTCACCCAAACAAAAAAAATAACCAAAATTAGCATTTTTCTGTACGGAAAATCGTATTGGGAAAAGCTTTATGATTTTATAGCGACAACCCTTGTAGAGCACCATGCCATTTCGCAAGAAGATGTGGAGTTAATCATTTTGAGCGATGACATGGACGAAATTGTCGAAAAAATTGATGAGCGATTAATTTCTTATGTCAATGAGCTAAAAGCAGAGGGTTTGGAGCAGAGTCACTATTATAAACGTGCTATCGAATTTTTATCCAATAAAGATTAAAAGTGCGTTCAAAAAAGCAGTTTTTCAAAAAAACAGCGCCCCTCTTTGGTGCACTCTTCCTTCTTGCTTGCGTTATTTATGAAGTAAGCTTTTATATTTTTAAAACCTACCGTGCCTATTTTAATTCTGATGCGGCAATTGCCAATATTTTAGCCGAAGAAATTGTCCATGCCAGATCTTTTTTCCCAACGCATTGGTGGTATGTCAATAATGATTTATGGGTATTTTATAAACAACTTTTAGTGATACCTTGGGTTTATCTAGGCAAAAATGGCTATTTTGCACATGCCTTTACTGTCTTTTTCGTAACGCTTTTTATGGTAGTTTTTATCTATGCTTTTTTACGCTCTTTAATGTTTTCACGTACGGCTTCTTTGATGGGTGGTGTCGTTGTATGTGTAGGATATTCTCCGATGTATTTACGAGAGTTATACGGCGAAGCAGCCTATACATGGTACTTTTTATTTATGATTGCTTTTATGTTTATTTTTCGAAAACTGAGTCCTCATGTTTTAAGCCGATGGACACAAATGAAAGCTTTTGTCTTTTTTATGCTACTGCTCTATTTGCTCGTACTTGCCAATCCTGTACGCTTTTTTGTTTATTATGTTATTCCTTTTTTTGGCGCTTTAGCCCTTTCACTCTATTTTGCAAAAGACTCCTTAAAAACATTTCAAGGAGCATTGAAACGGCTGCGTTCTACCAAACGTATTATCATTATTTGTTTTGCTATTGGTGTCATTGCTATTGGAATTATGGCACATCAAAATCTGTTAGAGGGTTTAAAAGTTTCAGGCGGGGCAAACAACGCTGCACTCATTTCGCTTGAACGCTTGCCTGTTCATATTGCCCATGCTTTTTTGGGACTCTATAATTTTATAGGGGCAGAATGGGGAGAAAATGTTTGTGCAGCTTCGCTAGAGGGTGGCTTAGCTTTAATGAAATTTTTTCTCTACCCTTTTGTTTTAATCGTTCCTCTTTTACATGTAAAGCAATCTTTTTTTCAAATGAGTGCGACAGAGCGTTTTTTTGTCTTTTTTTCTTATGTTGGTTTTGCGCTTATCTTTGTGCTTTACGCCACAACAGGTTTGCATGAACATGCTTGGGCAGCACGCAATAACATTCGTTACATCTCTCCTTTTTTAATGATGATTTTAATCTGTAATGTCATGATGTGGCGTTTTTTCTCTTTGTTTATGAAGTTGATTGTATCGCTTAGTTTTGTACTTGCTCTTCTTACATCATGGCAGTATGTTTCACCTAAAGAGTGGCGAGGCATTGTGGATGAACGCATTGCTTTTGTGGAAGAGTTACGTAACCGTGGGCTTCATTTTGGATATGCCACCTATTGGGATTCACATATTTACACTGTTTTTAGCGATAGTGAGGTGGATATTCGTCCCATCGTTATCAGTAAAGAGGGAATACAACTCGAACATTGGTTATCCAATGATCGGTGGTATCAAAAAGATGCAAGTGATGGTAAGGTCTTTTTTGTAACAGATGAAAAGAATATTAAGCTATTTCATGAAGGACTATTAGCGTCTAATATGCCTGATTTTATTGATTCGTTTCAGTATGGAAAATACACGATTTTTATTTTTGAGAAAAATCCACTCTATGAAAAGAAAACAGCAAAACCAGCAAAGAAAAAGCGTATAATAACGGCTCCATAATTTACATGTAAAGGTCTTTGCTTGGAGTCTATCAAGATAAGTGTGGTTTCTCCTGTGTATGGGTGTAAAGAGTCTCTGTTTGAGTTGTATGAGCGTTTAGTGGCATCACTCTCTCAAATTAGCAATCAATTTGAAATTATTTTTGTCAATGATGCCTGTCCACAAGGTTCATGGGAGCGCATTGTGATGCTCTGTGCACGGGATGAGCGGGTCAAAGGGATTAATCTCTCTCGAAACTTTGGTCAGCACTATGCTATCACCGCAGGTCTTGATCATGCCAAAGGAGAGTGGGTGGTGGTGATGGATTGTGATTTGCAAGACAGACCTGAAGAAATTATCAAGCTTTACAACACCGCACGTGATGGGTATGACATTGTTTTTGGCAGGCGTGTAGAGCGGCAGGATAGTTTTTTCAAACGTTTAGGCTCTCGAGCATTTAATAAAGTGCTAGAATATTTCACCGATAGCAAACATGATAATTCCATTGCGAATTTTGGTATTTATTCCCAAAAAGTGGTTCAAACAATCAATCGTTACCGTGAACACAGCCGTGATTTTCTCCTTTTTGCTCAAATGGTTGGTTTTAAAAAAATTGAAATTGACATAGAACATGCCTCTAGGACTTATGGAAGTTCATCCTATAACCTTTCAAAACTTTTTAAATTGGCCATTGACTCGATTGTTTCACACTCCAATAAACCGCTTCGTCTTTCAATTCAATTGGGATTTTTCATTGCTTTAGGCAGTTTGATGTATGCGAGTTGGTTGGTGCTTCGTTATTTTTTTTATGGAACGACTACAGAGGGATGGACGAGCTTGATGGTTTCCATGTTCTTTATGTTTGGACTGCTGTTTGCTATCATAGGAATTGTTGGACTCTACATTGGCAAAATTTTCGATGAGGTGAAACGACGACCACTTTATATTATTGAAGAGACCATTAATTTATGAAAAAAGTAGCAATTTTACAGTCTAATTATATCCCGTGGAAGGGGTATTTTGACATTATTGGCAGTGTGGATGAGTTTGTGTTGTACGATGATATGCAATACACCAAAAATGATTGGCGCAACCGCAATAAAATTAAAACCCAAAATGGTTTACAGTGGTTAAGCATTCCTGTGCGTCAAGAGAGTTTGCATCAAAAAATCAATGAAACAATGATTACCGATGCCAAATGGCATGTCAATCATTGGAAAAGCATTGCACAAAGTTATGCCAAAGCTCCTTATTTTAAAGTCTATAAAGAGCAGTTTGAAGCGTTGTACGCAGGAGCGACACAGGCGTATATAAGTGAGATTAATCGTTATTTTATTGAGGCGTTGTGTGGGATGCTTGGCATTCAAACGAAGATTCGAGACTCCAGAGAGTTTGTTTTAGCAGAGGGTAAAAGTGAGAGATTGTTAGCGTTGTGTCAGGAGTTGGGGGCGACGACGTATCTTAGTGGTCCAGCAGCTCGGGATTATTTGGATGAGTCTATTTTTGAAGCAGCGGGTATTGGCGTGGAGTGGATGGATTATAGTGGGTATAAAGAGTATCACCAACTTTTCCCTCCTTTTGAGCATGGGGTGAGTGTGATTGATGTGATTTTTAATGAGGGCGAAAATGCCAAAAATTTTCTTAAAAGTAGTCAGCTTCATTAATAAAAAAGCACCAAAGGTGCGCTGGGCACTCTGCCGAAGAGAACTCAGCGTTAGCGTAGCTTTTAGAGCTTAGCTCTAAAGGCGTGTCAAGAGTTCTCACAACTCTATAAAATTTATTGAAGAGTAAAGAATGATACATTTTAATAAACCGCCTCGAACAGGCAATGAAGATGCATACGTTTTAGAAGCAATGAACAGTTTAAAAATCTCAGGTGATGGTGCGTTTGGTAAAGCGTGTCAAGCATGGTTTGAGAAGCGTTACAATTGTCATAAAACTTTGTTAACACCTTCTTGCACCCATGCCCTTGAGATGGCAGCCCTGCTTTTAGACATTAAAGAGGGTGATGAGGTGATAATGCCGAGTTACACCTTTGTGAGTACTGCCGATGCCTTTGCCCTTCGCGGAGCAAAAATTGTTTTTGTAGACGTTAGACCAGAGACAATGAATATGGATGAGCGTTTGATTGAAGCGGCCATCACCCCCAAAACAAGGGCAATTGTACCTGTGCATTATGCAGGGGTTGGGTGTGAGATGGATGTCATTATGGAAATTGCTTCACGGCACAATCTCTTTGTGGTTGAAGATGCTGCACAAGGCTTTGAAGCAACCTACAAAGGGAAACCTTTAGGGACGATTGGTCATTTGGGGGCATTTAGTTTCCACGAGACAAAAAATGTAACCAGTGGCGGTGAGGGTGGATTATTGCTGATAAACGATGAGCAGTTTGCACACAGGGCGGAGATTATTCGTGAAAAAGGTACCAATCGTAGCCAGTTTTTTAGAGGTATGGTCGATAAATACGGTTGGATGGATATAGGAAGCAGTTATCTGCCCAGTGAGCTTCAAGCGGCTTATCTTTGGGGTCAACTTGAAAAAGTAGACGTCATTCAAAATCATCGTTTAGAGGCGTGGAAAGCGTACAAACAAAGGCTTGAGCCTTTGGCTAAAAAAGGTGTGATTGAGCTTGCATTCATTCCTGATGGATGTCTTCATAATGCGCATATGTTCTATTTTAAAGTCAAGGATTTAGAGGAGAGAACAGCACTTTTAGGGCGTTTTAAAGAGGCAAGTATTGGCGCTGTATTTCATTATCTGCCTTTGCATAGTGCTCCTGCAGGATTGAAATACGGTCGTATGTTTGGTGAAGATAGTTACACCACAAAAGAGAGCGAACGACTGGTGCGTTT harbors:
- the rffA gene encoding dTDP-4-amino-4,6-dideoxygalactose transaminase; amino-acid sequence: MIHFNKPPRTGNEDAYVLEAMNSLKISGDGAFGKACQAWFEKRYNCHKTLLTPSCTHALEMAALLLDIKEGDEVIMPSYTFVSTADAFALRGAKIVFVDVRPETMNMDERLIEAAITPKTRAIVPVHYAGVGCEMDVIMEIASRHNLFVVEDAAQGFEATYKGKPLGTIGHLGAFSFHETKNVTSGGEGGLLLINDEQFAHRAEIIREKGTNRSQFFRGMVDKYGWMDIGSSYLPSELQAAYLWGQLEKVDVIQNHRLEAWKAYKQRLEPLAKKGVIELAFIPDGCLHNAHMFYFKVKDLEERTALLGRFKEASIGAVFHYLPLHSAPAGLKYGRMFGEDSYTTKESERLVRLPLYYGISLEEIDAVCEILRQWSEC
- a CDS encoding glycosyltransferase family 2 protein, whose amino-acid sequence is MESIKISVVSPVYGCKESLFELYERLVASLSQISNQFEIIFVNDACPQGSWERIVMLCARDERVKGINLSRNFGQHYAITAGLDHAKGEWVVVMDCDLQDRPEEIIKLYNTARDGYDIVFGRRVERQDSFFKRLGSRAFNKVLEYFTDSKHDNSIANFGIYSQKVVQTINRYREHSRDFLLFAQMVGFKKIEIDIEHASRTYGSSSYNLSKLFKLAIDSIVSHSNKPLRLSIQLGFFIALGSLMYASWLVLRYFFYGTTTEGWTSLMVSMFFMFGLLFAIIGIVGLYIGKIFDEVKRRPLYIIEETINL
- the fliY gene encoding flagellar motor switch protein FliY is translated as MNTFVQLLRQEVISTIEGLTGVAPTVELSKEENGESKLKLSPPLAKLDIRVGGDMQGHMRVTLAASLATAIGDMMLGGDGTEKEEMDAEDLDATKEIISNILSSFSRSLGSQKNMPKLEFEIESVDFIEATSQIDFKGYEKLFIYNLAIQNSHDMIAFAISHELIPLVEEMPQASVPKEVVPESAPIEPKKVAPNMSPEEISNIELIKDVRLPIRVRIGSKKMLLKDVLSMDIGSVIELDQLANDPLEILVGDKVIAMGEVVIVDGNFGVQIGDIGTKRERLEKLR
- the fliM gene encoding flagellar motor switch protein FliM, translating into MADILSQEEIDALLEVVEEEGDTLSSEIDNTESKQVILYDFKRPNRVSKEQLRAVKGIHDKMARNLASQISSIMRSIVEIQLHSVDQMTYGEFLMSLPSPTSFNVFSIKPLDGNCIIEINPSIAFPMIDRLLGGLGESYESTRELTDIELNLLDAILRIIMQRLKEGWAPITDMYPAIETKESSPNVVQIVSQNEIVIMVVMEIIIGNSSGMINLCYPVIYLEPILSRLANRDIMLGETSAKKSRNKELNTLISRAEVFNEAIIGQADLSVGQLLELKKGDIIRLDRAADDKAIVMIDKKELFLAEIGLHRFHKSIKIERLVKTDKDEVKDELEELEQIRKSKILSFDIPQQG
- a CDS encoding TIGR00730 family Rossman fold protein is translated as MKDHKCIKDIERSNEWSVLRIMSDFVKGFDELQELGPSVTFFGSARFHPNNHYYKDAYTLANRLGNKGYAIVTGGSKGIMEAANKGGFDSGKCESVGLNINLPQEQSGNDFTTIDLTFDYFFVRKVMLIKYSLAYVIFPGGFGTLDELFEALTLTQTKKITKISIFLYGKSYWEKLYDFIATTLVEHHAISQEDVELIILSDDMDEIVEKIDERLISYVNELKAEGLEQSHYYKRAIEFLSNKD
- a CDS encoding MinD/ParA family protein; translation: METQANKLQELVGSVSSKTHSRTKFIAITSGKGGVGKSTVSANMANVLSNNGYKVALFDADIGLANLDVILNVRIDKNILHVLKGDCSLSDIIVPIKKNLLLIPGESGDEILKYSEQFVYERFLEETKVLDDVDFMIIDTGAGIGEHIQLFLEAADEVVVVTVPDPAAITDAYATIKITSKTQSYIHVLLNMTKNEKEAQLIFDKINKVAEANIGNGLKLNLIGKLPEDKLISKSIKQRTLFTNDAPNSLASLDMKRIVNNLVYKLERKVLKTDTSKGFGSFFKRIIEQF
- a CDS encoding WbqC family protein; translation: MKKVAILQSNYIPWKGYFDIIGSVDEFVLYDDMQYTKNDWRNRNKIKTQNGLQWLSIPVRQESLHQKINETMITDAKWHVNHWKSIAQSYAKAPYFKVYKEQFEALYAGATQAYISEINRYFIEALCGMLGIQTKIRDSREFVLAEGKSERLLALCQELGATTYLSGPAARDYLDESIFEAAGIGVEWMDYSGYKEYHQLFPPFEHGVSVIDVIFNEGENAKNFLKSSQLH
- the flhF gene encoding flagellar biosynthesis protein FlhF; this translates as MKFHTFSGETPAEALKRAQNECGENALVISTKQIRKKTISSSALYEVVVAIEDMPTQSVQKVEPKQIKSGEDVLFSLSEAAKQISQIAQATSDSSFSGSTKATEKALPNEDLGDIKNEINKLADKIKLIQEMFWEEKAPHRNHLAIPSEFSEIYKLAKTSGMGKDHLENIMNLTLEHMPSRMKNSSETIKRYFQVLLRKLIPVRVESEASKGNKRVMMFVGPTGVGKTTTIAKLAARYSYIQEKRSKVGIITLDTYRIGAVEQLFAYAKMMRLPIEDVVDPNDFNSALSSLGHCDIILIDTMGSSQYDKEKLVKLNKFLQNSQMQIDVNLVLSAGCKLEDLKEIYKNFSFLEIDTLIFTKFDETKVFGTIFSLIYDTDKPVSYFSIGQEVPDDLVPASSDFLVECILDGFEKKRGKDGNTGK
- the folK gene encoding 2-amino-4-hydroxy-6-hydroxymethyldihydropteridine diphosphokinase, with the protein product MKLEKIRFFPTCKTTVAPYRYEAFIGIGGNEGNVKKRFVALYRLLQDDPRIFVQKSSSVFQNPPFGYANQNDFYNAVMVIRTSLHVNALLKILLHVENKFRRIRLFENGPRTLDLDIIFFNNYKRHQKHVIVPHPKWQERLSVRVPLLVLKRFKG
- a CDS encoding RNA polymerase sigma factor FliA; this encodes MVKKQPNPYSQNLKKEQDELVLQYLPAVRAMAYRLRERLPASVDVNDLISIGTEEMIKLSRRYDKDQNDSFWGYGKKRVYGSMLDFLRSLDTMSRANRRLIKLVDHEITAYLGEHGSEPDDAYLAKLLEEDVEKIAEARNSSMIVSVMSLNEQITILSEEDTAQKVEKDELMEMVQGILSSFSEREQMIIQLYYFEELNLKEISDILEISESRISQIHKKLLAKIKEELGIAHG
- a CDS encoding M24 family metallopeptidase, with protein sequence MNNYILQNENALYYECGFSCDHAIFLKLGSEAFFITDARYTTEASEAIANATVLEGARGDLLKTARLLIRKSGIKSLCYNPAEWDVEAYAKLSETLRITFCKRPNFSQQKRMIKTKGELELLKKAAHFGKEAFEHFGVFLKQHGKGMDEKRAFFEAEAILKHHGALGISFEPIVAFGENAAKPHALPTCKTLQEDELILFDAGVKYERYCSDRTRTTCFNERLCFEKEQHFSDALKQKVYDTVLRAQEAALKAVRVGVKTNEIDKAAREVIDKAGFGSYFVHSTGHGVGLDIHELPIISARSKTVIEENMVFTIEPGIYLPKQFGVRIEDTIIVRNNGAEIMG